One Primulina huaijiensis isolate GDHJ02 chromosome 8, ASM1229523v2, whole genome shotgun sequence genomic region harbors:
- the LOC140982883 gene encoding zinc finger protein ZAT11-like: MADCLLLLSGYTGGGGATLKRVFECKTCSRRFTSFQALGGHRASHKKPRLAATGDHPEKPRTHECSICGVEFAIGQALGGHMRRHRVANNDEQIIQPLPTPLSSPNTNNGRRILLVDLNLTPLENKVIFSDFSSVF, encoded by the coding sequence ATGGCTGATTGCCTTCTATTATTATCTGGTTATACCGGTGGTGGAGGAGCGACATTAAAGCGCGTGTTCGAGTGCAAGACGTGTAGCCGGCGATTCACGTCGTTCCAAGCGTTAGGCGGCCACCGTGCCAGCCACAAGAAGCCGAGACTAGCAGCTACTGGAGACCATCCCGAGAAGCCAAGAACACATGAATGCTCCATATGCGGTGTCGAATTCGCGATAGGGCAAGCACTTGGAGGGCATATGAGGAGACACAGAGTAGCCAATAATGATGAACAAATCATACAGCCTTTGCCTACTCCTTTGTCGTCACCGAATACAAATAATGGTAGGAGAATTTTGTTGGTTGATTTGAACTTGACTCCATTGGAGAATAAGGTTATTTTCAGCGACTTTTCTTCAGTTTTTTAA
- the LOC140982494 gene encoding DNA replication complex GINS protein PSF2 codes for MAGVSGPHASAFSAAEMEFLAEDEMIEIVPNMRMEPLNFISGDFGPFRPQIPTEVPLWLAVSLRKRGKCTIRTPEWMSVEKLTQVLEAERDSEKFQPLPFHYVEISRLLFDHAREDIPDVYMVRSLIEDIKDVRFHKIGTGLEIISKERTYALRLKNLSAMEANIVRPFVTKALETFHKLSSSEMIQETDHISNRQPQATNRGPRRQLKDR; via the exons ATGGCCGGCGTATCGGGGCCCCATGCCTCCGCCTTCTCGGCGGCAGAG ATGGAATTTCTTGCGGAGGATGAAATGATAGAGATTGTGCCTAATATGAGGATGGAACCACTTAATTTCATCTCT GGGGATTTTGGTCCTTTTAGACCGCAAATACCAACTGAAGTTCCGCTTTGGCTTGCCGTTTCCTTGAGGAAGAGAGGCAAGTGCACAATTCGGACTCCTGAATGGATGTCTGTAG AAAAGTTGACACAAGTGCTGGAAGCAGAGCGAGATTCTGAGAAGTTTCAGCCTTTACCATTTCATTATGTAGAAATATCAAGGCTTCTTTTTGATCA TGCTCGGGAAGATATTCCTGACGTGTATATG GTTAGGTCTCTTATTGAGGACATTAAGGACGTTCGGTTTCACAAAATTGGGACTGGCTTGGAAATAATTTCGAAGGAACGTACATATGCACTAAGG CTTAAAAATTTATCTGCTATGGAAGCAAATATAGTTCGCCCATTTGTTACAAAAGCTCTTGAGACTTTTCATAAGCTTAGCAGTTCTGAGATGATACAAGAAACAGACCACATATCCAATAGACAGCCCCAAGCAACCAATCGTGGGCCCAGA CGGCAACTAAAAGACAGATGA